Within the Streptomyces sp. NBC_00554 genome, the region AGGCCCGCGCCCACGCCGAACAGGCGCTGACCCTGGCCCGCGACCACTCGTTCCGCGTGGTGGAGGGCCAGGCCCTGACAGCCCTGTGCGAGACGGCGGAGGCCGAGGAAGCACACGGCACAGCCGTCGAGCTCGGCCAGGAGGCCCTCGCCGTACACCGCGAGACCGGCCACCGACTCGGCGAGGCCCGCACCTTGATGGCACTCGCCCGCGCCCACCGGAAGCCCGACGGCGCCGCCGAACTGATGAGGCGACAGGCGCGGGCCATCTTCTCGGACATCGGCGTACCCAAGACGGAGTACGAGGATCTCGACCGGTGACGTCTCCTCCGTGTTCGGTTCCTCCTTCTCAGCTCAGTTGCTCGGCCAGGCCGACGATGATGCCGTCCGGGCCGCGGAGGTAGCAGAGCAGATAGCTGTCCTCGAACCGGGCCATCTCGCCGACGAGTTCGGCGCCGTGAGGACGTAGGCGGGCAACGGTGTCCTCGATGTCGTCGACGGCGAACATGACGCGGTGCGTGCCCAGAATGTTGTGTGGCCGGTTGCGCGGCTCGGCGCTGATCGCCGCGGGGCTGCGGTACTTCGCCAGCTCGAGCCGGCTGTGACCGTCCGGGGTCCGGACCATCGCGATGTCGCAGCGGACGCCGTCGAGGCCGGTGCACTGGTCGGCGACGAGGCCCTTGATCTCCGCCCTGCCCTCCAGCTCCATGCCGAGTTCCACGAAGAACGCGATGGCGGCATCCAAGTCCTCGACGACGATGCCGACGTTGTCCATCCGCTGAATCGCCATGCCGGTTTCTCCTTCTTCCTCGTGCGGCCGGTGGTGGCCGCTGATGTCCCTGGGACGGAGACGGTGGCACGTTTTCGACATCCGCAGAGCGCCGACCCCCGAAGAATCTGGATCGCGCCTCAGGTGAGATTCAGGCTCCGGATCCGCGGGCTACGCGGCGATGACGGCGACCCCTGTCCTGCCCCCGTCGACATCCACCACGGTTCCGTGCACGAAGGCCGCTTCGTCGCTGGCCAGCCAGACCACGGCATGCGCGATGGCGTCCGGTGTGCCGACGGCACCGGCCGGGGTGCCCTTCATCATGATCTCGCCCGGATGGGGCTCGCTGCCTTCCGGGGCCGGGGGCAGGACCACGCCGGGCGAGACGGCGTTCACGCGCACGCCCATCGGGCCGAACTCCGCGGCCCACGCCCGCGTGAGCGTCTCAATGGCTCCCTTGGTGGAGCTGTAGAGCGCGCCAAGGGGAACGCCCAGGCGTGCGATCCACGAGCCGAGGTTGATGATCACCCCGCCGCCGGACTCCGTCATGCCGGGGACCACGGCGGCGGTGAGGAAGAACGGCGCCTTCACGTTCACGCCGTAGACCTCGTCGAACGTCTTCTCGTCGGTGGCGAGGGTGCCGGGGGCCGGGTAGATGCCGGCGTTGTTCACCAGGATGTCGATCCGTCCGCCCAAGGTCTCACGGGCCCGATCGGCCAGGTCCTGGGAAGCCTCCGCGCTGCCGTCGAGGGTCGCCTCCAGGAAGTCGGCCCGGCCGCCGGACGCACGGATCCCTTCGACGACCTGTGCCCCTCGTTCCCGGTTGCGCCCGGACACGATCACGTGGGCGCCCTCGGCGGCGAACGCTTCGGCGATCGCCTGCCCGATGTTGCTGGTCGATCCCGTGACCAGCGCCGTCTTGTTCCGCAGTCGTAGTAGTTCAGTCATGCCGCAACTGTGCTTCGTATAAAATGGACCAGCAAGTCCACAAACTGGCTCAGGGAGGCCGTATGCCCGACGCACCCACCACCAAGGGCCGCGCCACACGAGCCCGCATCGTCGAAGGGGCGGCCGAGGTGCTGCGCGAGCAGGGCGTCGCCTTCACGACGCTCGATGACATCCGCGGCCGCACCGGCACGAGCAAGAGCCAGCTCTTCCACTACTTCCCCGACGGCAAGGACGAACTGCTGCTGGCGGTGGCCCAGTTCGAGGCGGACCGCGTCCTTACGGACCAGCAGCCGCATCTGGGGCGGCTGGACTCGTGGGAGTCCTGGCAGCGGTGGCGGGATGTTGTGGTGGAGCGTTATGAACTCCAGGGCGACCAGTGCCCGTTGGGGTCACTGTTCCTGCAGGTGGGACGGTCCCGCCCGGGTGCCAGGGCGATCGTGGCGGAGCTGATGCGCCAATGGCAGGAGCAACTCGCCCGCGGTATGCGCGCCCTTCAGGCGAACGGGCTGGTGTCGCCGGTCCTTGATGTGGACCGGACGGCCGCCGCGCTGCTGGCGGGTGTCCAGGGAGGCGTGGCCATCATGATGTCCACGGGCGACTCGACCCACCTCAGGGCGGCACTCGACACCGGCATCGAGCACCTCCGCGCGACGGCGGGTGAGCCGACGGCACGTAGGGCCTGACCGGCGGATCGTGCCGCGGACGCGGGGCTTTCGACGCCGATCTGCGGCGTTGGTTCCCTGCGACCTGATCCACCAGGCAGGCCGACATCGCTCTGCTGTGCGCGACCGAGGACCTCCGCGACCTCGAGAGCAGCGACATCGCCCAGGAGTACCCGGTGGCCCTCCTGCTCGCCCGGCCGGCGGAATCGCGCGATCGCCGGATCGCGAAAGTCCTTGATCTCGCCCGCACCGTGACGTCGTCGGTACCCCGGCCGGCCACGGTCAGGGTCGCGATCACCCCCGCCGCCGGCTGAGTGACGTCACGTGCCACAGTCCCTCTGTCATTCGCGGAACGGCAGATGACAGGCCGCACGCAGGGCATCCATCTTCTCTGCGTCGGTGGTCTCGGGCGCGGCCGTGTACGTGATGATCCTGAGGTCGGTGCCGGCAGGCATCAGGGCGTCGACGTCGAGGGCGATGTCACCCACCAGTGGATGCTCGATGGTCTTGCGGTCGCCGACATAGGGGCCGGCGGTGCCGTTGGACCAGAGACGGGCGAAGCGCGGGTCGCTTCGAAGCAGGCCCTCGACGAGTGAGGCAAGGCGTGCGTCATGGGGGTGGGCGGCCGCCGTCACACGCAGGTCGGCGACGAGGTCCTCCTCCTGCGCTTCGGTGCCCTTCCATGACCAGACGGGCCATGCCGCGACCGGGTCCCGGCCTCGGCTGTCGCTCGACTGGAACATCGCGGCGACGAGGTTGCGTTCGGCCCAGCCGTACGCGCGGGGATCGCCTACCACGGCCGTCCACATCTTGTTCCAGCCGATGATGGTCCAGTCGGCGGCGAAGACCGCGGCGGGAATGTCTCCCAGCTGGTGTACAAGTCGCTGCACACTCACGGGCATGTGTCTGGAGACGTTCCCGGCGGAGGGCGGCGCGAGGTGGGCGCAGCGGAACAGATGGTCGCGTTCGGACGGGTCGAGACGCAGTGCTCTGGCCAGGGCGGTGACCACTTGGGCCGAGGGGTTGCCGGCGCGGCCCTGTTCCAGCCGCACCACGTAGTCGACCGATATGCCTGCCAGACGGGCCAGTTCTACGCGGCGCAGTCCAGAAATGCGCCGCTCCCCGTCGGCCTCCAGCCCGCTGTCCTGCGGTGACATGCGCTCACGCCAGCCGCGCAGGGTCATGCCGAAGTGGTTCATCGCTGCCATGCGGGTCATCGTCGTCCAGGTGCCGCGGACGACACGAAGCTTCTGTTGCCGCCCAGCGGATTCGTTACACACTCACGCCGGGTTGGGTCACGGCGCGCGGCCTCTTCGAGTATCGCTGCGAACTCCCGGACAACATAAGGGACTTGAGGCCAGACCTACGGGGTGACGTGGGTCATCGGATCGTCCAGGTCTGGTTGTCCCAGTTGTTGCATTCCCAGAGGACCACGACCGTTCCGCTCGTGCCCCCGAAAATGGTGACGCATTTCTGGGACTGATCACCCAGCAGTTCCGTTCCGGAGAAGTGGAATTGCTGACTGGCGCCGCCGCTGCACCCGGTCAGTTGGATCTCGGTCCGGTCATCGCTCGACCCTCCGGCCACGGTCATGCACTTCCCCGCCGACCGGAAGGTCCCATCCGATCCGATGAGCCACCGCTGCGCCGCGGAGCCGTCGCACGTGGCCTGGACCAGCTGTATCCCCTCGGTCCCGGCGCCGCGGCTCAGGCACTTCTCCGTGGCGGGGACCACCAGGGTTTGGCCGGCCGGGGCGTCCGATGAGTCGGATCCGCTGTTCGTGGCCGGGTTCTCGTCTCCGGGTTGCGTGTCGGGATTCCCTTGTCCGGCCTTGGGCGTCGACTCCTGCGAGGGGGTGTGCGCCGTCGGCGACTTGACGCTGGAACTCGTAGAGCTCGACGGTGAGGAGGAGGAGGCGGAAGAGGCCGTCGGCTTGTCCGCGGACCTCGAGGTCGTGGGGCCGCCGGCCGGGAGAGCGCCGGCCGACACTTTGGCGCCGCTGGTGTTCTTCTCCGTCGTCGTGTCGACCAGCAGGGCGGCGATCGTGCTCAGTGCCGCCGTGGCGACCACTGCTGCGAGCAGGACCAGTTTCTTCTTACGGCCCGTACGGCCCGTAAGGCCCGTTCGGTCCGTTCGGCCAGAGGGCCGCCGCGCCTCCGGGTCGGTCGTGTCAGGCTGCGGGCGTTCGGCTGCCGGGTCGGCGGCGGATGCCTCGCGTGTTCTGTGCCCCGGGTTCGGTTTCGGCTTCGAGTCCGGTTCCGGTTCCGGCTTCGGACTCGGTTCCGGCTTCGAGTCCGGTTCCGGCTTCGCACTTGATTCCGGCCTCGCACTCGATTCCGGCTTCGGCGCCGCAGCCGCAGCCGCAGCGTCGGCGACCCCCGTACGGGCGGCGGCGGGCGGAGCCGTGGAGTGGCCCACTCGGCGTATTCGGCGCGGGTCGGCGCTCGCCTCTGCCCGCAAGAGGCGCTCGGCGTCCTCGGCCGACAGTCGCTCAGCCGGTTTGGCGATGAGCAGGCCCTGGATCAGCGGGGCGAGCGGCCCGGCGCCCCGGACCTCGGGGGCCGGCTCCATGGCGATGGCGAACATCGTCTCCGTCACCGTGTCCCGGAGGAACGGTGAGCGTCCGTCCACCGCCTGGAACAGCGTGGCGCCCAGCGCCCACAGGTCGGCCTCCGGGCCCGGTTTGGCGCCGACGAGACGCTCGGGGGCCATGAAGTCGACCGACCCCACCAGCTGGCCGGTGCGGGTGAGAGCCGAGGTCTCGGCGGCCTGGGCAATGCCGAAGTCGGTGAGGACCACCCGGCCGTCCGCGGCGAGCAGTACGTTCGCCGGCTTCACGTCCCGGTGCAGGATCCCGGCCCGGTGCGCCGCCCCTAACGCGGCGATCACGCCACGGCCGATCCTGGCGGCCTCTTCGGGCGGGACCGGGCCGTGCGCCTTGATCAGGTCGGCGAGGGTGGTGGACGGCACGTACTCCATGACGATGATGGGCAGGCCCTCGTCGTCCACCACATCGTGGACGACAACGACATTGGGGTGGCTGATCCGGGCGGCGCTGCGGGCCTCGCGGCGGGTGCGCTCGAAGAGGGTGTCGAGTTCGTCGCCGTCGAGGTGCGGCTGGGGATGGAGCTTCTTGACGGCGACCTCGCGGCCGAGGAGATCGTCGTGGGCGCGCCACACGGTGGCCATGCCGCCTCGGCCGATCCGGTCGAGGATGCGGTATCGGCCGGCGATCAGCCGTCCTTCGTCGGACACCGTGGGTTCCTTTCAGCTGCTTCAGGGACCGAACCGGCCGATGGCGCCACGGGGCTACTCCGGCCGGACACACGCCCAACAGCCCCTCGCTCAGGGCTTGTTGGGGATTGCCCTGTCAGTCGAAGGGGGCGATCATACTGGGAAGCGGCCCCTGTCCAAGGCGCGCCGGGCCCAAGTGCCGCGCGCAGGGCGACTCCAGGACTGTTGATCGGTTCCATGAGGAGCTGGGCCGCCATTGGAGGGGTCTGTGTTGGATCGGTCAGGCCCCGGATTCGGTTGGACAAGGGCTTCTGACTGTCTCCGGTTCGGGGTCTGCGGCGCTACGGGGCCCGGTCACAAGCAGGGCGGCGCCGCCATCTCACGTCATGAAGGTCCGACGGCCGCGGTCAGCGGACTCGCCGGATCCTTCGCGTGCCCGATCATCCTCCAAGGAACACGGCAGCCGCCAGCCTCGAGGGTAGGAACAGCAGTACCACCCGCGGTCCCGGCCGCTGCGGGGCAGCCCGCCGACCACCCGGAGGGGCTCTCCACGCGTGCGAACCGACGGCGCGCCCAAGTCCACCGCAGTTGCTGGTGGGCTTGGGCGCGGTCCTTGCGGTCAGTTTCCGTATGCCTGGCGGAACTTGGCGATGGTTTCGGCCGAGGCCCAGTTCGCGCCGCACGACGGGACGACGCCGTTCTCGGCGGCCACGATGTAGTGCTCACCGTCCGTGAACGTCAGCGTCTCCGGCTGGTCCGTGTTGCTGTCGAGTACGACCGTGTCCGCGTCACCGCCCTGCAGCCAGTGGTCGACACGGAAGGTGACCATGGAGCCCTTGATGGAAGTGACCGTTCCCTCGAAGAGGGTCGGGTACCTGCGCAGTTGGTCGGGGACGGGCTCCATGCACTTCTGGTTGGCGGAGCCGCTCTCGGCGGTCAGGGCCAGAGGGCCGGCCGAGATCGAGTGACCGTTGTCGTTGTCCGCCACGATTCCCCCGGCGATGCCGCCTCCGAGCATGAGCAGACCTGCGGCCGCCGCGAGTCCGAAGAGATTGCGTCGTCCCCGTCCTGCGGCCTTCGCAGGGCGGGTCGCGGTGCCGGCGGTGATCTCCGCAAGCTGGAGTGCGGTATCGGTGTCGGTGTCGGTGTTCAAGGTGGCCTCCACAAGACGGTTGGTGTCGGGCAGCGGAGCACTTGAGGTCAGTGCCGGATCCGCAGACCTCAGCCGGGCCAGCAGTTCGTCGTCGTTCACTGACTGCTCCTTCCTTCATCCCTCTTGTGTCCGGACCGTTCGGCATCCTTTCGCCCCAGTTGTGCGGCGAGTTTCCTCTTCGCTCGGTGGAGCCGGATGCTGACCGCGTTGGAGGTCAGCCCGGTGACTTCCGCGATCTGACGCGGCGCCAGTTCCTCCCACGCCCACAGCTGCACCACCTCGCGGTCCAGCGCCCCGAGGGCACCGAGCGCGGCATGCAGGTCGCTGTGATCGCTGTGATCGGCAGCCCCTGTCGGAGGCCGCTGCTGTGTCCGTATCAGCCGCTCCACCAGACGCAGCCTGCGCCCGTCGGCACGGCGGGCATTCGCCAGGCACCCCCGCGCCACCCCGTAGCACCACGGCAGCACTTCGTCGGGACTGGGATCGGGATCGGGTTCGGTCACGGGATCGGGCGCGGAACCTGTTCCCGGCCCGGGGACATCGTCGATACGACGCCACAGCACCAGCATCGTCTCCGACAAGACGTCCTCGGCCAGGTCTGCGCCCGCCCGTCGCAGCAGGTACCGATGCAGCGGTTCCACCACCACCTGCGCCAGTCTCTCGAAACGCGCCTGCCGCTTCCGGCGCGTCTCCTCTTCCGTCATGGATTCCACAACCCGTCCTGTCCGGCAGCGGCCGGTTCCTTTCAACACCGCGCCGGTCGGACCAACACAACCGCGTGGCCGACGCCGTAGGAGTCCTCCCGCTGCTCGCCCGGTTGTCCGGGAACCACTCCGGGATTGTCCTTGATCGGTAAC harbors:
- a CDS encoding VOC family protein, with protein sequence MAIQRMDNVGIVVEDLDAAIAFFVELGMELEGRAEIKGLVADQCTGLDGVRCDIAMVRTPDGHSRLELAKYRSPAAISAEPRNRPHNILGTHRVMFAVDDIEDTVARLRPHGAELVGEMARFEDSYLLCYLRGPDGIIVGLAEQLS
- a CDS encoding SDR family NAD(P)-dependent oxidoreductase, whose protein sequence is MTELLRLRNKTALVTGSTSNIGQAIAEAFAAEGAHVIVSGRNRERGAQVVEGIRASGGRADFLEATLDGSAEASQDLADRARETLGGRIDILVNNAGIYPAPGTLATDEKTFDEVYGVNVKAPFFLTAAVVPGMTESGGGVIINLGSWIARLGVPLGALYSSTKGAIETLTRAWAAEFGPMGVRVNAVSPGVVLPPAPEGSEPHPGEIMMKGTPAGAVGTPDAIAHAVVWLASDEAAFVHGTVVDVDGGRTGVAVIAA
- a CDS encoding TetR/AcrR family transcriptional regulator, with product MPDAPTTKGRATRARIVEGAAEVLREQGVAFTTLDDIRGRTGTSKSQLFHYFPDGKDELLLAVAQFEADRVLTDQQPHLGRLDSWESWQRWRDVVVERYELQGDQCPLGSLFLQVGRSRPGARAIVAELMRQWQEQLARGMRALQANGLVSPVLDVDRTAAALLAGVQGGVAIMMSTGDSTHLRAALDTGIEHLRATAGEPTARRA
- a CDS encoding helix-turn-helix transcriptional regulator produces the protein MAAMNHFGMTLRGWRERMSPQDSGLEADGERRISGLRRVELARLAGISVDYVVRLEQGRAGNPSAQVVTALARALRLDPSERDHLFRCAHLAPPSAGNVSRHMPVSVQRLVHQLGDIPAAVFAADWTIIGWNKMWTAVVGDPRAYGWAERNLVAAMFQSSDSRGRDPVAAWPVWSWKGTEAQEEDLVADLRVTAAAHPHDARLASLVEGLLRSDPRFARLWSNGTAGPYVGDRKTIEHPLVGDIALDVDALMPAGTDLRIITYTAAPETTDAEKMDALRAACHLPFRE
- a CDS encoding protein kinase, whose product is MSDEGRLIAGRYRILDRIGRGGMATVWRAHDDLLGREVAVKKLHPQPHLDGDELDTLFERTRREARSAARISHPNVVVVHDVVDDEGLPIIVMEYVPSTTLADLIKAHGPVPPEEAARIGRGVIAALGAAHRAGILHRDVKPANVLLAADGRVVLTDFGIAQAAETSALTRTGQLVGSVDFMAPERLVGAKPGPEADLWALGATLFQAVDGRSPFLRDTVTETMFAIAMEPAPEVRGAGPLAPLIQGLLIAKPAERLSAEDAERLLRAEASADPRRIRRVGHSTAPPAAARTGVADAAAAAAAPKPESSARPESSAKPEPDSKPEPSPKPEPEPDSKPKPNPGHRTREASAADPAAERPQPDTTDPEARRPSGRTDRTGLTGRTGRKKKLVLLAAVVATAALSTIAALLVDTTTEKNTSGAKVSAGALPAGGPTTSRSADKPTASSASSSSPSSSTSSSVKSPTAHTPSQESTPKAGQGNPDTQPGDENPATNSGSDSSDAPAGQTLVVPATEKCLSRGAGTEGIQLVQATCDGSAAQRWLIGSDGTFRSAGKCMTVAGGSSDDRTEIQLTGCSGGASQQFHFSGTELLGDQSQKCVTIFGGTSGTVVVLWECNNWDNQTWTIR
- a CDS encoding RNA polymerase sigma factor, with the protein product MTEEETRRKRQARFERLAQVVVEPLHRYLLRRAGADLAEDVLSETMLVLWRRIDDVPGPGTGSAPDPVTEPDPDPSPDEVLPWCYGVARGCLANARRADGRRLRLVERLIRTQQRPPTGAADHSDHSDLHAALGALGALDREVVQLWAWEELAPRQIAEVTGLTSNAVSIRLHRAKRKLAAQLGRKDAERSGHKRDEGRSSQ